The genomic interval TAGCATTTTGTAAAACTACTCGAGCTAATTCATCCATCTGCGGAAAGTCAAGATTCAGATAAGCTGCTTCTACTCCTTCTACATATAAATTAAGGGTAGTTTCATATTTAGTTTGCCAGCTATCTTGAGGAAGAAGTTGTCTTCCCATCATTAAATAGGTGACAGCAGCGCCATAAGCTGTGGAAGTTTTTGCTTTACACCCAGCTATCAAATTTAATTGCGCCAGTTCGTAACGCTCAGAAGCGTTTGAAATTAAGTTCACTCCAGCATTTAACTGGTTGACGATTTCAAATATTTTCTCTTCTCTTACTGATTCGGAAGTTTTTTCCCATAAGAATTTACCGATTTTTAAGTGGGTTGATTGTTTTTGTGCCTCTGGAATTAATGAATAAGCAGCTTGTTGCACTCGGTCATGAAAAAACTTGTAATTAGCAGTTTGGGGAATGTTTATATCATATGTTTGATAGGAGTCTTGTTTCTCAGTTGCCAAAAATTTGTAAACATCATTAATCGGTAAAATTAATCCTTCTTGTAAGGCAGTCCACAAACAATTCGCTATTTCTTGGGGCGATTGATTACAAGCTATTGCTAGAGTATTTAAATCAAATGTATTACCGATACACGCTGCCAATTTCACAACTGTTTGAGTAGAATCGGGTAATTGTTGTAGTTGGGCTGCCATAAACTCAACTACATCATCTGTGACGGAGATAGAGCTTACTTGAGTTAGGTCGCACTGCCAGCTATTACTTTTAAAATTAAAAGTAATAAACTTATTTTGATAAAGATATTTAAGAAATTGATTGGTAAAAAAAGGATTTCCTTTAGTCTTTTTATAAATCCATTCATTCAGAGGTAAAGCTACTTCTAGCGGGCAATTCAAAGTATCGGCAATTAAATGGTTAACGGCTGTTTGGGAAAGGGATTCGAGCGTAATAGTTTGTGGGTTTATTTCTTTTAAGGTTAATCGTAATGGATGAGCGGCGCTCACTTCGTTATCTCGATAAGCTCCGATCAAAAGCAAGTAACGAGTTTCGTTTTCATTTGCCAATAATTCGATTAATTTTAACGAAGCCGAATCTGCCCATTGCAAATCATCTAGAAAAATTACTAAAGGATGTTCTAGGGTGGCAAACAGGCGAATAAATTTACTAAATATGGAATTAAATCGATTTTGAGCAGCATTGCCAGAAAGCTCGATCGCAGGAGGCTGGGAACCAATAATAAGCTCTAATTCTGGCACTACTTCGACGATAATTTGGGCGTTTTCTGCCAGTACTGCTAAAATTTTGGTTTTCCATTTTTCCAATTCTTGGCGGCTTTCTGCCAGTAATTGCGCCATTAAGTTGCGAAAAGCTTGTACGAAAGCAGAAAAAGGTATGTTGCGATTGAATTGGTCGAACTTTCCTTTAATAAAGTAGCCTCTCTGTCGCAGGATTGGCTTGTGAACTTCGTTAACAACTGCCGTTTTACCAATGCCAGAAAATCCGGCTACTAATAAGATTGCTGAATTACCTTTGGCAACTCGGTCGAAAGTTTCTAGAATAAGTTTTACTTCTTTTTCTCTACCGTAAAGTTTTTCTGGGATGAGGAAGCGGCTTGAAATATCTTTTTGACCTAATGTAAAAGAAAAGATTATGCCATTTTTTTGCCATTGTTCGGCACAAATTTCCAGATCGTGTTTGATACCAGAAGCACTTTGATAGCGTTCTTCGGCAGTTTTTGCCATCAATTTTAAAATGATATCGTTGATGGGTTGAGGGGTGGTTGGATTTAGTACGATCGGCGAAGTAGGATTTTTAGCAATGTGGCAGTGAATTAACTCCATTGCGTCGGCAAATTGAAAAGGAAGTTGCCCGGTTACTAGTTCATAAAAAGTAACGCCCAAGGAATAGAAATCGCTGCGATAGTCAATTCCTCGATTCATTCGCCCTGTTTGTTCCGGCGCGATGTAAGCAAGAGTACCTTCTAGGAATTTGGGGCTTTGAATTTCTTGAGTTTCTCTAGGTAATAAAGAAGAAATACTGAAATCAATTAACTTAATTTCTTTTGTTTGGGGATGAATCAGTAAATTTTGAGGTTTGATATCTTTATGAATAATCGAGTGATGATGAAGTTCTGCTAAAATTTGGACAATTTGTTGAGCGATCGAGAGAAATTCATTAATAGGTAAAGGTTGATAGTTGGTATATTTGGATAAGGATATACCGCCAAAGTCTTCCATGACGATCGCGAAACCATTACCGCAAGTTTCTAAACTGTATGGTTTGATGACGCCAGAAATTTTGAGATTTTTAGCAATGTTGTATTGATGGCGAAACTGGGCTAAATCTCTATAACTGGGAAAGTCACTTTTGGGTAATTTGATAACAACGGGTTGTCTGTCAGAGTGACGAATAGCGCGATATACTTGAGTGCGTACATCATCATAAAGTTGCTCGGTTGTTTCGTAACCAGTTAGAGTGAACATTTAAGAATCCATTTGAATAACAAAAATGTCAATAATTTAATTTTTTTCAAATAATTCTAACAAGCCTACCGTACCCACGAAAAAAGTATAAGTGCCATATTTAATGGGCATTTTGTTCTTGGTAGGTGCATAATAACTAGCGATCGATGCCTCTACTAGATGCGCTATTAATGCAAAACGTTCCAGCCAAAATACTGGATTCAGGCTACTGGGTAAGTGAGTGTTCGTGATGACTGCCTGAATATTCCATAGTTCCAGTCCGATCGCACTTATTATCAAAACAGTAGATATTACTTTGATGAAGGGGAATAAGTTTTTAATTCCCGAACTTAAATTCAATATCTTAACTCCTGATTTTTTTCCTAATTTTAACTCAACTAACAAATTTTATATGATAATTTTAGTTACGACGGTATGGCGATCGTTAAAGTATCAGAAGAGGTGTCTGTGTCTATAGCGTCAATCGATAAGAATCCCTTCGGGCAGTTTTTACTCAAGTCATTGTTTCAATTTCTGATTGGTGAAGATAAACTGCGTTTTTACGAATCGATCGATTGGCAACAAGAAAGCGATCGCGTTTTACAACCACATCTAACTTACCCTCACTATTATATCAGCCAAAATTTTCACGGCATTGAAGGGGGTTACCTAAATCCGATCGCCGCTATCACCTACGATACAGTAACTACGTATGCTTGTCCACCTAATGAAACTTGGATTCGCCAACAATTAATTAATGCGATTAATTGTCAACCAACTAGCATACTCGATCTTGGTTGCGGTACTGGTTCTACTACTTTAATGTTAAAGCAAGCGTTTGAAAAAGCAAATGCGATCGGATTAGATTTATCTCCTTATATGTTGATTGTGGCAGAACGTAAAGCCCAGCAAGCAGGGTTAGATATCAAGTGGCAACATGGATTAGCAGAAGCAACAGGATTTCCAACAGAATCTTTTGATTTGGTAACAGTTTCTATGTTATTCCATGAAGCACCAACCAACATTTCTCAGTTAATATTGCAAGAGTGTTTTCGGTTAATTAAACCGGGTGGGCAATTGATCGTTTTAGATGGTAATCAAAAAAGATTGCGATCGACGGGATGGTTGATCGCACTTTTCCGAGAACCTTATTCAAAAGTTTATGCAGCGGAGAGTGTGGATGATTGGATGAAAGCGGCTGGCTTTGCAATGGTGCAAACAAAATATGTTGGTTGGATTAATCAGATAACTAGCGGTATCAAGCCGATTGTTTAGGGATAAATCGTTTATATATTTTTGCATTGATAGTGGCTTCAGAAACCCGGTTTCTTCAAGAAACCGGGTTTCTATTTACCTCTGTACATCTTGAAGAATTGCTCTTTCCTTATCTCGCGATAAAAAATAAGGATATTCTAGCTGTTCGGCTTTATCCCATTGCCAAATATCGCGAACTGTTTCGGCTAACGGACGAAATCGCAAGCCATTTTCTAGTGCTTTTCGGTTACTTAAACAAGGGAACGTATTTTGCATTGATGGCGGTAGCCATAAAGGTAATTCTTGCCAATGTTCGATGCCTTTTGCTTCTAAAAATTCTCCGGGAATCCAAGTAAAATTGGCATTACTATCAGTTACTTTCCGACAAGTTTCTAAGAAATTACCTAAAGTCAATAAATAGTCTGGCCCTACTGCATTATACACTCCTCCTTTCTGATTTAATGCCATTTGATAAATCCATTCCACTAAATCTCGTGCGTCTATATATTGAACTGGTAATTCAGGTTTTTCGGGTGCTAAAATTTCGCCGCCTTCAGCTATCCTTCTTATCCAATAAGTGAAGCGTCCTATATTGTCATAGGGGCCAACAATTAAGCCGGGTCGCACGATTAAACTGTTCTGATTGTAGGCTTCATTCACTACTGATTCTGCCAGTACTTTGTGCATCCCATAAGTATCGGCATTCATCTCATCGGGAAAGGCTTTATCGACAGAATAAACGGATAATGTTTCATCGCCATTGGTTTGAAATTCAGGATAAACGCTAATAGTAGAAATGAAAACGTAGAATTTTACTGAATCGTGCAATAGTTCTGCCGTATCTCGCACGAGTTGAGCTAGATTGGGAAAATAGCCTGCCGTATCGATCGCAATATCCCACTTTCTTCCTTGCAAAGCCGTCAAGTCACCTTTGATGCGATCGCCTACTAATTTTTCTACATCGGGATACAAATTACTATTGGTTTCGCCTCGATTGAATAAAGTTACCCGATCCCCGCGATTTAGCGTAATTTCTACAAAATGTCGGCCTAAAAATTGCGTACCGCCTAAAATCAGAATATCCATTAATTTAACCCTTTTAGCATCATATCTTTTAGGTTTTAAATTAGTAAAACAATCAAATAATTCCCCCCACCTCCCCATCCCCCCATCTCCCCATCTAATTTATCTCGGTCGAGAAAGCAAACGTGCTGCGATCGCACCGCCGATAAATCCAAATAAATGTCCCTGCCAAGATATACCCATTTGAGTTGGCAAAACTCCCCAAATCATGCTGCCGTAAGAAAAGCCGACGAATAAGGATAAGAAAATAGATGTAGCGCTGCGTTCAAAGTAGCCCCGCAGTAGCAGAAAACCTAGATAGCCAAATATGATGCCGCTTGCGCCAATATGCACGGAATTTGGCGAACCAGTTATCCACGTACCCAAACCGCTAACTAATGCGGTGATGGCGCTAACAATAAAAAAATCGCTGGTTTCTCGCAACATGATCAACCAGCCAAAAGTAACAAAAGGAATGGTATTTGCGGCTAAGTGAAAGAAATTCCCGTGTAAAAAAGGCGCAAACAAAATACCCCGCAATCCGATGATGCGATGGGGAATTATGCCGTAATAATTTAGCGATCCTCTTAAGAAGAAAATATCGATAATTTCCACAACCCACATAAAAGCGACTATGCCACCTAAGATAATGGCTTGGGTTTTTAGTTCGCTAAAGATAGCTTTGGTGTCTTCTCTACTCATTTTTTGGCCTCTAGGTAGTTACTTTTGGATATTTTTAAAGCAATTTCAGTTAAACACCATTTGAGGAGTTAAATTCACTCCTGTATCTGATTCATTTATCTTACCAATCCCTAAAAAGCATCCGTCCTGGTGATGAACTCGTAATTTTTCCTCTGTGGAAGGAGAAGAAGCGAGAGAAGATAAAGGTATGCGCTGACCTTGACACCACTTTAGTGCAAGTTCTGGTGATAAGGTAACGGGGGCTAAATGACTTAAAGCATCTGGGGGAGAAATGGGATTAAATATGAGTTGTTCTAGCTGTGTTTCCAATTGTTCAAAAGTGAAACTATCTGATAAATCGAACCCGCAGCTAGCGGTGCGAATCAGTTTGGCAAGCGTTCCGCCAGTTCGTAAAGTTGCGCCTAAATCTCGCGCGATCGCTCTAATATAAGTACCAGGGCCACACGCTATAGATACATCTAATTCCGGAAAATCTCCCGAACGCCAATCTAATATTTCTATTTGATAAACCTCCACAGGTCTGGCTGAAACTTCAATCTTTTCTCCCGCCCGTGCTAAATCGTACAGACGTTTGCCTTGTACTTGAATTGCACTGTAATTAGGCGGTACTTGCTGAATTTTTCCTTCAAATAATTTCAGTGCATTTTTGATTTCCTCAAAATTCAATTCACTAACAGGTTGGGAAGTGATAATTTCTCCTTCTAAATCATCGGTAGTAGTAGTTACACCTAACCGAATAGTTGCTTGATATGCCTTATCTTCTCTCAGAAATTGCAATAATCTAGTTGCTTTCCCCAAAGCAATGGGTAAAACACCAGTAGCAGCCGGGTCTAAAGTGCCGCCATGTCCCACCCGTTTCAGGCGCAACAGACGCCTAACTTTCGATACACAATCATGAGAGGTAATTCCAAATGGTTTATTTAAGTTAAGAAAACCTTGCACGGCTTAATCCTAATCAAGAAGGAGTCAGAGTTCAGGAGTCAGAATTCAGAATTCAGGAGTCAGAATTTTTTAATTGCTGAACAAGATCATCTGGTTTTCTGAATTTCATTTTAGTATTTTAGCCGATTAGCTAACTTTTGTGAAAATCAGCCTACTAACAAGAATATCAAATCAAAC from Leptolyngbyaceae cyanobacterium carries:
- a CDS encoding methyltransferase domain-containing protein, with protein sequence MSIASIDKNPFGQFLLKSLFQFLIGEDKLRFYESIDWQQESDRVLQPHLTYPHYYISQNFHGIEGGYLNPIAAITYDTVTTYACPPNETWIRQQLINAINCQPTSILDLGCGTGSTTLMLKQAFEKANAIGLDLSPYMLIVAERKAQQAGLDIKWQHGLAEATGFPTESFDLVTVSMLFHEAPTNISQLILQECFRLIKPGGQLIVLDGNQKRLRSTGWLIALFREPYSKVYAAESVDDWMKAAGFAMVQTKYVGWINQITSGIKPIV
- a CDS encoding NAD-dependent epimerase/dehydratase family protein, which codes for MDILILGGTQFLGRHFVEITLNRGDRVTLFNRGETNSNLYPDVEKLVGDRIKGDLTALQGRKWDIAIDTAGYFPNLAQLVRDTAELLHDSVKFYVFISTISVYPEFQTNGDETLSVYSVDKAFPDEMNADTYGMHKVLAESVVNEAYNQNSLIVRPGLIVGPYDNIGRFTYWIRRIAEGGEILAPEKPELPVQYIDARDLVEWIYQMALNQKGGVYNAVGPDYLLTLGNFLETCRKVTDSNANFTWIPGEFLEAKGIEHWQELPLWLPPSMQNTFPCLSNRKALENGLRFRPLAETVRDIWQWDKAEQLEYPYFLSRDKERAILQDVQR
- a CDS encoding rhomboid family intramembrane serine protease is translated as MSREDTKAIFSELKTQAIILGGIVAFMWVVEIIDIFFLRGSLNYYGIIPHRIIGLRGILFAPFLHGNFFHLAANTIPFVTFGWLIMLRETSDFFIVSAITALVSGLGTWITGSPNSVHIGASGIIFGYLGFLLLRGYFERSATSIFLSLFVGFSYGSMIWGVLPTQMGISWQGHLFGFIGGAIAARLLSRPR
- the truB gene encoding tRNA pseudouridine(55) synthase TruB, giving the protein MQGFLNLNKPFGITSHDCVSKVRRLLRLKRVGHGGTLDPAATGVLPIALGKATRLLQFLREDKAYQATIRLGVTTTTDDLEGEIITSQPVSELNFEEIKNALKLFEGKIQQVPPNYSAIQVQGKRLYDLARAGEKIEVSARPVEVYQIEILDWRSGDFPELDVSIACGPGTYIRAIARDLGATLRTGGTLAKLIRTASCGFDLSDSFTFEQLETQLEQLIFNPISPPDALSHLAPVTLSPELALKWCQGQRIPLSSLASSPSTEEKLRVHHQDGCFLGIGKINESDTGVNLTPQMVFN